In the Pseudoliparis swirei isolate HS2019 ecotype Mariana Trench chromosome 21, NWPU_hadal_v1, whole genome shotgun sequence genome, one interval contains:
- the etnppl gene encoding ethanolamine-phosphate phospho-lyase isoform X1 — MSAETFVKGKTIELRKKHIGPSCKIFFSHDPIKIVQAKGQYMYDEKGGCYLDCINNVAHVGHCHPDVVKAGAQQMELLNTNSRFLHDNLVLYAQRLQATLPDKLSVCYFVNSGSEANDLALRLAWQYTGHKDIITLENAYHGHVSSLIDISPYKFHHLSDTEQNQSVHVAPSPDVYRGKYRADHPDPASAYADEVKDIIHGVQEKGGKIAAFIAESLQSCGGQVIPPTGYFQQVAQHVRQAGGVFIADEVQVGFGRVGTHFWAFQLQGEDFVPDIVTMGKPIGNGHPMSCVVTTREVAQSFTSSGMEYFNTFGGNPVSCAIGMAVLDVIEKEDLQGNALRVGRYLTGLLEEQKDKHPLVGDIRCRGLFAGVELVKDRLKLTPATAEAQEVIYRLKEQYILLSVDGPHRNVLKFKPPMCFTKEDADLLAGKLDHILTELEEALGMKLHDALSVENESNKRKLPTDENGHQHPGGLSHGGESSLGFAQQAKRISS, encoded by the exons ATGTCTGCGGAGACGTTTGTGAAAGGGAAGACGATAGAACTGAGGAAGAAGCACATCGG GCCATCTTGTAAGATTTTCTTCAGCCATGACCCTATCAAGATTGTGCAAGCCAAAGGCCAGTACATGTACGATGAAAAAGGAGGATGCTACCTGGATTGTATCAACAATGtggctcacg TGGGCCACTGTCACCCAGATGTCGTGAAGGCCGGAGCTCAGCAGATGGAACTGCTCAACACCAACTCGCGATTCCTGCACGACAACCTTGTGCTGTATGCCCAGAGGCTGCAGGCCACACTGCCCGACAAGCTTTCTGTGTGCTACTTTGTCAACTCGGG CTCTGAAGCCAACGACCTGGCCCTTCGACTAGCCTGGCAGTACACCGGCCACAAAGATATCATCACGTTGGAAAA TGCGTATCACGGCCATGTCTCATCACTCATCGACATCAGTCCGTATAAGTTCCACCACCTGTCAGATACTGAACAGAATCAATCAGTCCATGTG GCTCCCAGCCCAGATGTGTACAGAGGCAAATACAGAGCAGACCACCCTGACCCTGCCTCAGCATATGCAGATGAAGTTAAAGATATTATACACGGAGTCCAGGAAAAAGGAGGCAAG ATTGCCGCCTTTATTGCTGAGTCATTGCAGAGTTGTGGCGGGCAGGTCATTCCCCCGACGGGCTATTTCCAGCAAGTGGCACA GCATGTCCGCCAGGCAGGAGGCGTTTTCATTGCTGATGAAGTCCAAGTGGGCTTTGGCCGTGTTGGCACCCACTTCTGGGCCTTCCAGCTTCAGGGAGAAGACTTTGTGCCTGACATCGTCACAATGGGAAAGCCTATCGGCAACGGTCACCCGATGTCATGTGTCGTCACAACCAGAGAGGTGGCACAGTCCTTCACGTCGTCTGGAATGGAGTATTTCAATACG TTTGGCGGCAACCCGGTGTCGTGTGCCATCGGCATGGCCGTCCTAGACGTGATCGAGAAAGAGGATCTCCAGGGTAATGCGCTGCGTGTGGGGAGATACCTGACCGGTCTGCTGGAAGAGCAGAAAGACAAGCATCCACTGGTTGGTGATATCAG ATGCCGAGGACTCTTTGCTGGGGTGGAGCTTGTAAAGGACAGGTTGAAGCTTACTCCTGCTACAGCAGAAGCCCAAGAAGTCATATATAG GCTAAAGGAACAGTACATCCTCCTTAGTGTTGACGGACCGCACCGCAATGTGCTCAAATTTAAGCCCCCGATGTGCTTCACGAAGGAGGACGCTGACCTGTTGGCGGGCAAACTCGACCACATTCTCACAG AGCTGGAAGAAGCATTGGGCATGAAGTTGCACGATGCCTTGAGTGTCGAGAATGAAAGCAATAAAAGAAAG CTGCCAACTGATGAAAATGGACACCAGCATCCCGGTGGGTTATCGCACGGCGGAGAGAGCAGTCTGGGATTTGCTCAACAAGCCAAACGCATCAGTTCATGA
- the etnppl gene encoding ethanolamine-phosphate phospho-lyase isoform X2 encodes MSAETFVKGKTIELRKKHIGPSCKIFFSHDPIKIVQAKGQYMYDEKGGCYLDCINNVAHVGHCHPDVVKAGAQQMELLNTNSRFLHDNLVLYAQRLQATLPDKLSVCYFVNSGSEANDLALRLAWQYTGHKDIITLENAYHGHVSSLIDISPYKFHHLSDTEQNQSVHVAPSPDVYRGKYRADHPDPASAYADEVKDIIHGVQEKGGKIAAFIAESLQSCGGQVIPPTGYFQQVAQHVRQAGGVFIADEVQVGFGRVGTHFWAFQLQGEDFVPDIVTMGKPIGNGHPMSCVVTTREVAQSFTSSGMEYFNTFGGNPVSCAIGMAVLDVIEKEDLQGNALRVGRYLTGLLEEQKDKHPLVGDIRCRGLFAGVELVKDRLKLTPATAEAQEVIYRLKEQYILLSVDGPHRNVLKFKPPMCFTKEDADLLAGKLDHILTELEEALGMKLHDALSVENESNKRKRPRGKPWKSGPTL; translated from the exons ATGTCTGCGGAGACGTTTGTGAAAGGGAAGACGATAGAACTGAGGAAGAAGCACATCGG GCCATCTTGTAAGATTTTCTTCAGCCATGACCCTATCAAGATTGTGCAAGCCAAAGGCCAGTACATGTACGATGAAAAAGGAGGATGCTACCTGGATTGTATCAACAATGtggctcacg TGGGCCACTGTCACCCAGATGTCGTGAAGGCCGGAGCTCAGCAGATGGAACTGCTCAACACCAACTCGCGATTCCTGCACGACAACCTTGTGCTGTATGCCCAGAGGCTGCAGGCCACACTGCCCGACAAGCTTTCTGTGTGCTACTTTGTCAACTCGGG CTCTGAAGCCAACGACCTGGCCCTTCGACTAGCCTGGCAGTACACCGGCCACAAAGATATCATCACGTTGGAAAA TGCGTATCACGGCCATGTCTCATCACTCATCGACATCAGTCCGTATAAGTTCCACCACCTGTCAGATACTGAACAGAATCAATCAGTCCATGTG GCTCCCAGCCCAGATGTGTACAGAGGCAAATACAGAGCAGACCACCCTGACCCTGCCTCAGCATATGCAGATGAAGTTAAAGATATTATACACGGAGTCCAGGAAAAAGGAGGCAAG ATTGCCGCCTTTATTGCTGAGTCATTGCAGAGTTGTGGCGGGCAGGTCATTCCCCCGACGGGCTATTTCCAGCAAGTGGCACA GCATGTCCGCCAGGCAGGAGGCGTTTTCATTGCTGATGAAGTCCAAGTGGGCTTTGGCCGTGTTGGCACCCACTTCTGGGCCTTCCAGCTTCAGGGAGAAGACTTTGTGCCTGACATCGTCACAATGGGAAAGCCTATCGGCAACGGTCACCCGATGTCATGTGTCGTCACAACCAGAGAGGTGGCACAGTCCTTCACGTCGTCTGGAATGGAGTATTTCAATACG TTTGGCGGCAACCCGGTGTCGTGTGCCATCGGCATGGCCGTCCTAGACGTGATCGAGAAAGAGGATCTCCAGGGTAATGCGCTGCGTGTGGGGAGATACCTGACCGGTCTGCTGGAAGAGCAGAAAGACAAGCATCCACTGGTTGGTGATATCAG ATGCCGAGGACTCTTTGCTGGGGTGGAGCTTGTAAAGGACAGGTTGAAGCTTACTCCTGCTACAGCAGAAGCCCAAGAAGTCATATATAG GCTAAAGGAACAGTACATCCTCCTTAGTGTTGACGGACCGCACCGCAATGTGCTCAAATTTAAGCCCCCGATGTGCTTCACGAAGGAGGACGCTGACCTGTTGGCGGGCAAACTCGACCACATTCTCACAG AGCTGGAAGAAGCATTGGGCATGAAGTTGCACGATGCCTTGAGTGTCGAGAATGAAAGCAATAAAAGAAAG CGTCCGAGAGGTAAACCGTGGAAATCTGGACCAACGCTTTAG